The Catenulispora sp. GP43 nucleotide sequence ACCGCTGCCAGGGCCCGACGCTCGACCTGGGCTGCGGGCCCGGCCGGCTGGTCGCCGAGCTGGCCCGGCGCGGCATCCCGGCCCTGGGCGTCGACGTGGCCCCGGCCGCGGTGCTGCTGGGCCGCGCGGCGGGGGCGACGGTGCTGCGGCGCAGCGTCTTCGGCCGGCTCCCGGGCGCGGGCCGGTGGCCCCATGCCCTGCTGATGGACGGCAACATCGGGATCGGCGGCGACGCGGCGGCCCTGCTGGCCCGGGTCCGGGGCCTGATCCGGCCCGGCGACGGGGAGCTGGTGGTGGAGACCGAGGCCGAGGACGTCCACGAGAACCACGTCGTCACCTTCGAGACCGGGGGCGAGCCGTTCGGCTGGACCCGGATCGGGACCGAGGCGCTGGCCGCGGTGGCCGCCGGCATCGGCCTGCGCAGCATCGCCCAGTGGTCGGCCGGCGGGCGGCGCTTCGTCGCCTTGGCCACCGCATGAGAACGAACCGCACCGAGGCCGGGCGCGAGCCCGGCGGGCAGGAGATACGAACCCTGATGAGAATCCTGGTCACCGGCGCCGCCGGGTTCATCGGATCGCACATCGTGGCGGCGCTGCTCGCCGCCGGCCACGAGGTCGTGGCCCTGGACGCGCTGCTGCCGGCCGTCCACCCGGATCCGGTCGCGGCCCGGAGCCGGCTGCCCGCCCCGGTCCGGCTGATCGAGGCCGACGTCCGGGACCCCGTCGCGGTCGCCGAGGCCCTGGTCGGCATCGACGCGGTCTGCCACCAGGCAGCGATGGTCGGACTCGGCGTGGATCTCGACGACGCGCCGCTCTACGCCGGCTGCAACGACCTCGGCACGGCGGTGCTGCTCTCGCAGATGGCCCGGGCCGGCACCCGACGCCTCGTGCTGGCTTCGTCGATGGTCGTCTACGGCGAGGGGCGCTACGACTGCCCGCAGCACGGCCCGGCCGCCGCCGCGCCGCGCCGGGAGTCCGATCTGGCCGCCGGCCGGTTCGAACCGGACTGCCCGCACTGCGGCGAGCGGCTGGTACCGGGCCTCGTCGAGGAGACGGCGGGGATGGACCCCCGCAACGTCTACGCCGCGACCAAGGCCGCCCAGGAATTCCTGGCCTCGGCCTGGGCGAGGGCGTGCGGCGGAAAGGTGGCCGCGCTGCGCTACCACAACGTCTACGGCCCCAGGATGCCGCGCGACACGCCCTACGCCGGCGTGGCGGCGATCTTCCGCTCGGCGCTGGCGGCCGGCCGCGCCCCGCTGGTGTTCGAGGACGGCGGCCAGCGCCGCGACTTCGTCCACGTCCGCGACATCGCCACCGCCAACGTCGCGGCCCTGGACTGGACGTCCGCCGCACCGGCCGGAACCTTCCGGGCCTTCAACGCCGGCAGCGGCACCCCGCACACCGTCGGCGAACTGGCGGCCGGCCTGGCTGCCGCCGTGGGCGGGCCGGCGCCGCGGAACACCGGACAGTACCGGCTGGGGGACGTGCGGCACGTCACCGCGTCCAACCGGCGATTGCGCGAGGAACTGGGGTGGGCTCCGATGGTCGGCTTCGCCGAGGGACTCAAGGAGTTCGCGAATGACGCCCGCTGACGCCCGGCTCGCGGCGCTCCCCCTCGTGGACGATCCGTACCAGCGCGCACGCGATGCCGCCGACCAGCTCGTCGCTCTCGCCGGACCGCACGATCTCGCGGTCGTGCTCGGCTCGGGATGGTCGGAGACGGTCGACGCGCTCGGCCCGGCGGAGCATGAGATCCTGTATACGAAGCTCCCCGGATTCAGTGCTCCGACAGCGGTCGGACACAGCGGCCGGCTGCGGTCCGTCGTGATCGGCGGACACCGTGTCCTGATTCTGTCCGGACGCACTCATCTTTACGAAGGCCGCGGTGTCGGCGCCGTCGTGCACGCGGTACGGACCGCTGTCGCCGCCGGCTGCGGAACAGTCCTGCTCACCAATGGAAGCGGCGGCCTGCGCGCCGATCTGCGACCCGGGCAGCCGGTCCTGATCAGCGATCACATCAACCACACCGGCGATTCCCCGCTGCGCGGGGCGACGTTCGTGGACCTGACCGACCTGTACTCGGCACGCCTGCGCCGCCTGGCCCGCACCGCCGCACCCGAGCTGACCGAGGGCACCTACCTCGGACTGCGCGGGCCGCAGTTCGAGACCCCCGCCGAGATCCGGATGTTCCGCGGCTGGGGCGCCGACCTCGTAGGCATGTCCACCACGCTGGAGGCCATCGCGGCCCGGGAAGCCGGCGCCGAGGTGCTCGGCATCTCGCTGGTCACCAACCTCGCCGCGGGCATGACCGGCGAGCCGCTGTCCGCCCAGGAGGTCATCGCGACCGGCGAGGCCGCGGCGGGCCGGCTCGGCGGCCTGCTGCACGCGGTCATCACAGGAGCCTGATGGCCTGTTCGGGCCCTGGCATCGGTGCCCCGGTCATGAACTCAATCCAGGAGCGCTGGCACCGATCGCGGTGGTCGGCCCCGGCCCTGGCCCCGGCGCCGGGGCGACGCACATCGCCCCGGCGCCGCTCTCGGCTACCGCTTCGCCGCCGCGGCACCGCACGCGGAGTTCGTCACCACGACGTAGCCGCTGAACGTGCCCCACGACGAGCGCTCACCGGCGCAGTCGACGAAGATCTGGCCGACGACGGTGGTGTGGGCCGGGCTGGAGTAGTAGGTGGTGGTGCAGGCGTAGTCCGCTTTGCACGCCGCGTAGGCGTGCGCCGGCGCCGTCGAGAAGGCGACGACAGAGGTGCCGAGGAGCGCGGCGACGGTGAGACGACGGATCAAGACTGCCTCCGGTCAGGAGCGACGAGATGTTCGCCGACTGGTATCAGTACTCTGAATTGTTCGAGTACTGCTGTATGTGCTACCGCCATCGCCGACCGGCCGCAAGAGGGTCGGCCCGAACACCGGGCGGTGCCGGTTTCGGCCTCGCCGGGGCGCGGGAGGCCCACCACCAGCGCCGCGTTCCGGGCCGGGCGTCGCGGGACCCCGCCGGGCCGCCCGGCCGTCCCACGAATGGCCCGGGACCGCCCGGGTGGTCTTCGCCGCCGCCGCGAATCCCGCCGCCGGCCTCGACGGGCACGTCGGAGCCTTCGTTCCCGGCCGCGTTCCCGGCGGCGTCCCGGGCCGGCGGGCCGCGACCTGCGGTTCCCCGTCCCGCCGCACGTCGGGATCGCGGCCAAGGTGGTGGTCATGGCTATCGACCTCAGGCAGACCGCCATCGATCCT carries:
- a CDS encoding class I SAM-dependent methyltransferase translates to MTAIDQAWTGSRAYAEALSGPGRPLVLRTSTGRTLELDAARFTAPPDPVDRAVLDRCQGPTLDLGCGPGRLVAELARRGIPALGVDVAPAAVLLGRAAGATVLRRSVFGRLPGAGRWPHALLMDGNIGIGGDAAALLARVRGLIRPGDGELVVETEAEDVHENHVVTFETGGEPFGWTRIGTEALAAVAAGIGLRSIAQWSAGGRRFVALATA
- a CDS encoding NAD-dependent epimerase/dehydratase family protein, whose protein sequence is MRILVTGAAGFIGSHIVAALLAAGHEVVALDALLPAVHPDPVAARSRLPAPVRLIEADVRDPVAVAEALVGIDAVCHQAAMVGLGVDLDDAPLYAGCNDLGTAVLLSQMARAGTRRLVLASSMVVYGEGRYDCPQHGPAAAAPRRESDLAAGRFEPDCPHCGERLVPGLVEETAGMDPRNVYAATKAAQEFLASAWARACGGKVAALRYHNVYGPRMPRDTPYAGVAAIFRSALAAGRAPLVFEDGGQRRDFVHVRDIATANVAALDWTSAAPAGTFRAFNAGSGTPHTVGELAAGLAAAVGGPAPRNTGQYRLGDVRHVTASNRRLREELGWAPMVGFAEGLKEFANDAR
- a CDS encoding purine-nucleoside phosphorylase — encoded protein: MTPADARLAALPLVDDPYQRARDAADQLVALAGPHDLAVVLGSGWSETVDALGPAEHEILYTKLPGFSAPTAVGHSGRLRSVVIGGHRVLILSGRTHLYEGRGVGAVVHAVRTAVAAGCGTVLLTNGSGGLRADLRPGQPVLISDHINHTGDSPLRGATFVDLTDLYSARLRRLARTAAPELTEGTYLGLRGPQFETPAEIRMFRGWGADLVGMSTTLEAIAAREAGAEVLGISLVTNLAAGMTGEPLSAQEVIATGEAAAGRLGGLLHAVITGA
- a CDS encoding DUF6289 family protein, encoding MIRRLTVAALLGTSVVAFSTAPAHAYAACKADYACTTTYYSSPAHTTVVGQIFVDCAGERSSWGTFSGYVVVTNSACGAAAAKR